The following proteins are encoded in a genomic region of Zea mays cultivar B73 chromosome 9, Zm-B73-REFERENCE-NAM-5.0, whole genome shotgun sequence:
- the LOC100303849 gene encoding Transcription factor bHLH147 — protein MASTSSSTPAAEVEERGRKRKRAAGAAPTQPSEWRTRREHEIYSSRLLEAIRLVRAGPSSAAAAKAAPTRSRAVREAADRALAVAARGRTHWSRAILASHRRRLQAAHRARLRAPASPPPRHGASAAKGTAALPPVARKAMVLGRLVPGCRKLSFPTLLAETTDYIAALQMQVRAMTALAEALSAVSSSSSGAGSSPSSSPA, from the coding sequence ATGGCGTCCACGTCCAGCTCGACGCCAGCGGCGGAGGTGGAGGAGAGGGGCCGGAAGCGGAAGCGCGCGGCCGGGGCGGCGCCGACGCAGCCGTCCGAGTGGCGGACGCGGCGCGAGCACGAGATCTACTCGTCCAGGCTCCTCGAGGCGATCCGCCTCGTGCGCGCGGGGccctcctccgccgccgccgccaaggCGGCCCCGACGCGCAGCAGGGCCGTGCGCGAGGCGGCCGACCGCGCGCTCGCGGTCGCGGCGCGCGGGCGCACGCACTGGAGCCGCGCCATCCTCGCGTCCCACCGCCGCCGCCTCCAGGCCGCGCACCGCGCGCGCCTTCGCGCCCCCGCGTCCCCGCCTCCGCGCCACGGCGCCTCCGCGGCGAAGGGCACCGCCGCGCTGCCTCCGGTGGCGAGGAAGGCCATGGTGCTGGGCCGGCTGGTGCCCGGCTGCCGGAAGCTGTCGTTTCCGACGCTCCTCGCCGAGACCACGGACTACATCGCGGCGCTCCAGATGCAGGTCCGCGCCATGACGGCCCTCGCCGAGGCGCTGTCCGCCGTCTCCTCATCATCTTCCGGCGCCGGCTCTTCCCCTTCCTCCTCGCCGGCGTGA
- the LOC100282901 gene encoding GPN-loop GTPase QQT2 — protein sequence MDVDSDPAASSKPTQMDLEDQTDTKGKGKAEEGNGKGEELADSIGSLSIGPGRTNFKKKPVIIIVIGMAGTGKTTLMHRLVCDTQASNKRGYVVNLDPAVMTLPFGANIDIRDTVRYKDVMKEYSLGPNGGILTSLNLFATKFDEVVSVIERRAEQLDYVLVDTPGQIEIFTWSASGAIITEAFASTFPTVVAYVVDTPRSTNPVTFMSNMLYACSILYKTRLPLVLTFNKVDVAKHEFAIEWMQDFEAFQTAVESDKSYSATYTRSLSLVLDEFYNNLRSVGVSAISGSGVNTFFEAIEASAKEYMETYRADLDKRIAEKERLEEERRKENMEKLQKDMMKSKGQTVVLTTGLKEKNSVSDMMDGADEEEEEEALEDFGFSEDDEDEDEGEDEEVAHFGF from the exons ATGGACGTCGACTCGGACCCGGCCGCCTCGAGCAAGCCCACGCAGATGGACCTCGAGGACCag ACGGACACAAAGGGGAAGGGAAAGGCGGAGGAGGGGAACGGGAAGGGCGAGGAGCTCGCGGACTCCATCGGTAGCCTCTCTATCGGCCCGGGGCGCACCAATTTCAAGAAGAAGCCTGTGATTATCATCGTCATCGGCATGGCCG GGACGGGGAAGACGACCTTGATGCACCGGCTGGTATGCGATACACAAGCATCAAATAAGAGGGGCTACGTCGTCAACCTGGACCCTGCAGTGATGACCCTGCCATTCGGTGCCAACATTGATATTCGTGACACTGTGCGGTATAAGGATGTGATGAAGGAGTACAGCCTTGGTCCCAATGGCGGCATCCTCACCTCGCTTAACTTGTTTGCCACCAAGTTCGATGAG GTTGTATCTGTCATTGAAAGACGTGCAGAACAATTGGATTATGTACTGGTGGACACTCCTGGTCAGATTGAGATCTTCACTTGGTCAGCTTCAGGAGCTATCATTACGGAAGCTTTTGCATCGACGTTTCCAACAGTTGTAGCATATGTTGTTGACACTCCGAGATCAACAAACCCTGTTACTTTTATGAGCAACATGCTTTATGCCTGTAGTATTCTCTACAAAACTCGCCTTCCTCTAGTCCTGACATTCAACAAGGTTGATGTTGCCAAGCATGAGTTTGCCATTGAA TGGATGCAGGACTTTGAGGCATTTCAGACAGCTGTGGAATCTGACAAATCATACTCCGCTACATATACCCGAAGCCTCTCTCTGGTTCTTGACGAATTCTACAATAATTTGCGCTCTGTTGGAGTATCTGCGATTTCTGGTTCTGGAGTCAATACATTTTTTGAAGCTATAGAAGCCAGCGCCAAGGAATACATGGAAACCTACAG GGCTGATCTTGACAAGAGGATTGCTGAAAAGGAAAGATTGGAGGAAGAGCGCAGGAAGGAGAATATGGAAAAATTGCAGAAAGATATGATGAAATCCAAAGGACAAACTGTGGTGCTCACCACTGGTTTGAAGGAAAAAAATTCTGTTTCAGACATGATGGATGGTGctgatgaggaggaagaagaggaagcATTGGAAGATTTTGGGTTTTCtgaggatgatgaagacgaagaCGAAGGAGAAGATGAGGAGGTGGCTCATTTTGGCTTTTGA